The following coding sequences are from one Oncorhynchus kisutch isolate 150728-3 linkage group LG23, Okis_V2, whole genome shotgun sequence window:
- the ppp2r2ab gene encoding serine/threonine-protein phosphatase 2A 55 kDa regulatory subunit B alpha isoform — MAGAGGGSNDVQWCFSQVKGAIDDDVAEADIISTVEFNHSGELLATGDKGGRVVIFQQEIENKSQPQCRSEYNVYSTFQSHEPEFDYLKSLEIEEKINKIRWLPQKNAAQFLLSTNDKTIKLWKISERDKRPEGYNLKEEDGRYIDPNTVTALRVPVFRPMDLMVEASPRRVFANAHTYHINSISINSDHETYLSADDLRINLWHQEITDRSFNIVDIKPANMEELTEVITAAEFHPHQCNTFVYSSSKGTIRLCDMRASALCDTHSKLFEEPEDPSNRSFFSEIISSISDVKFSHNGRYMMTRDYLSVKIWDLNMESRPVETYQVHEYLRNKLCSLYENDCIFDKFECCWNGNDSVVMTGSYNNFFRMFDRGQRRDVTLEASREGSKPQQVLKPRKVCADGKRKKDEISVDSLDFNKKILHTAWHPQDNVIAVATTNNLYIFQDKVN, encoded by the exons GAGCTGGAGGTGGGAGCAATGACGTGCAGTGGTGCTTCTCACAGGTGAAGGGGGCCATTGATGACGACGTTGCCGAAG CCGACATCATATCTACTGTGGAGTTCAACCACTCAGGGGAGCTGCTAGCAACAGGAGAcaagggtggcagggtagtcatCTTTCAGCAGGAAATAGAG AATAAGAGTCAGCCACAGTGTCGTAGTGAGTACAATGTTTACAGTACTTTCCAGAGCCATGAGCCCGAGTTTGACTACTTGAAGAGTTTAGAGATCGAGGAGAAGATCAACAAAATCCGCTGGCTGCCCCAGAAGAACGCAGCTCAGTTCCTGTTGTCCACAAACG ACAAAACCATAAAGTTGTGGAAGATCAGTGAACGAGACAAGCGACCAGAGGGCTACAAcctgaaagaggaggatggacgcTACATAGACCCCAACACTGTCACTGCACTTCGA GTGCCTGTGTTTAGACCCATGGACCTCATGGTGGAGGCGAGCCCTCGCAGGGTGTTTGCCAACGCGCACACCTACCACATCAACTCCATCTCCATAAACAGTGACCATGAGACGTATCTATCCGCAGACGACCTGCGCATCAATCTCTGGCACCAGGAGATCACAGACCGCAGTTTCA ACATTGTGGATATAAAGCCAGCCAACATGGAGGAGCTGACAGAGGTGATTACAGCAGCGGAGTTCCATCCACACCAGTGCAACACCTTTGTCTACAGCAGCAGCAAGGGCACCATCCGCCTCTGTGACATGAGGGCGTCTGCACTATGTGACACGCACTCCAAAT TGTTCGAAGAGCCGGAGGACCCCAGTAACCGCTCCTTCTTCTCTGAGATAATCTCTTCCATCTCAGACGTCAAGTTCAGCCACAACGGGCGCTACATGATGACCCGGGACTACCTGTCTGTCAAGATTTGGGACCTGAACATGGAGAGCAGGCCCGTGGAGACGTACCAG GTTCACGAGTACCTCAGGAATAAGCTGTGCTCGCTCTATGAAAACGACTGCATCTTCGACAAGTTTGAGTGCTGCTGGAACGGAAATGACAG TGTGGTGATGACGGGCTCATACAACAACTTCTTCCGGATGTTTGACCGGGGCCAGAGGCGGGACGTGACCCTGGAGGCGTCCCGGGAGGGCAGTAAGCCACAGCAGGTCCTGAAGCCCCGCAAGGTGTGTGCCGACGGGAAGCGGAAGAAGGATGAGATCAGTGTAGACAGCCTGGACTTCAACAAGAAAATCCTCCACACTGCCTGGCACCCTCAGGACAATGTCATCGCTGTGGCAACCACCAACAACCTCTACATATTCCAGGACAAAGTGAACTAG